In the genome of Chitinivibrio alkaliphilus ACht1, one region contains:
- a CDS encoding DUF2721 domain-containing protein: MHIDLTTPALLFPAISLLLLAYTNRFLVLAQLVRELVKEQDSRSKENLSRQIENLGIRLRLIRIMQLFGVISFFLCTLSMVALFIRYTSVGNYLFGLSLLSLLASLVVSMWEIAISTRALRYELSGLE, translated from the coding sequence ATGCATATTGATCTTACCACACCGGCCCTGCTCTTTCCGGCTATTTCCCTCCTTCTTCTTGCCTATACCAATCGTTTTCTTGTCCTTGCGCAGCTTGTGCGGGAGCTTGTAAAGGAGCAGGACAGCCGGAGTAAGGAAAATCTTTCCCGCCAGATTGAGAATCTTGGCATTCGCCTTCGCCTCATACGGATTATGCAGCTTTTCGGGGTGATCTCATTTTTTCTCTGCACCCTATCCATGGTCGCCCTTTTTATACGCTATACCTCCGTGGGGAATTATCTTTTCGGCCTGAGCCTTTTGTCTCTTTTGGCATCCCTTGTTGTATCCATGTGGGAAATAGCCATATCAACGCGGGCGTTGCGCTATGAACTTTCGGGACTGGAATAG
- the recD gene encoding exodeoxyribonuclease V subunit alpha, with protein MGHLTEKERIDWQCAAALRGMLQNFLLITGGPGTGKTTTVAKLLALYIYEYPHASVVAAAPTGKAVQRLGESLENSLASPHFHLDDPRIRRRLEDIPRATIHRLLGWQKGRTEFRHTGAHPLTYDLIIVDEASMVDVPLMAKLMAAVKDGAKLILMGDKDQLASVEVGSVFGDLCRSFARGGYLPREREVINRCILRPECHIPKTCEDDAAQPVLVELLRSRRFTADSAIGRLSAAAIGGRFQDVAALLKAGEVETGSVRVYEKPGVLHGETAERIGEYAAYIDEKDTRRALEKLDRFRILCAMRNGEYGVERMNVLVEQELTRRGCISPNGERLYHNKPLIIRQNNYDLGLFNGDTGVVRRSGGGLYFYYRTQDETETGVAKIPVEKLPRHEPLFAMTIHTSQGSEFDHVFLVLPPVTIPLLTRELFYTGITRAKKRVDICVPQDVLAYTLHRQVDRVSGVEERITPWE; from the coding sequence ATGGGCCATCTCACAGAAAAGGAACGAATCGACTGGCAGTGTGCCGCGGCGCTACGGGGAATGTTGCAGAATTTCCTCCTCATTACGGGGGGACCCGGCACGGGTAAAACCACCACCGTGGCAAAGCTTTTGGCCCTCTATATCTATGAGTATCCCCATGCCTCAGTGGTGGCGGCGGCTCCCACGGGAAAGGCCGTGCAGCGCCTCGGTGAATCTCTGGAAAACAGCCTTGCCAGCCCCCATTTTCATCTGGATGATCCCCGTATTCGCCGGCGTTTGGAGGATATTCCCCGGGCCACCATCCATCGTCTTTTGGGCTGGCAGAAGGGGCGCACGGAATTTCGCCATACAGGGGCCCACCCCCTGACATACGATCTGATTATTGTGGATGAAGCCTCCATGGTGGATGTCCCCCTCATGGCAAAGCTTATGGCGGCGGTGAAGGACGGCGCAAAACTTATTCTCATGGGTGATAAGGATCAGCTTGCCTCTGTGGAGGTGGGATCTGTCTTTGGTGATCTCTGTCGCAGTTTTGCCCGCGGTGGCTACCTTCCCCGGGAGCGGGAGGTAATAAACAGATGTATTCTCCGCCCGGAATGCCACATCCCCAAAACCTGTGAAGACGATGCTGCACAGCCGGTTCTTGTGGAGCTGCTCCGCAGTCGCCGCTTTACTGCTGACAGTGCCATTGGCCGTCTCAGTGCGGCCGCTATTGGCGGACGCTTTCAGGATGTTGCCGCCCTTTTGAAGGCAGGGGAGGTCGAAACGGGATCAGTGCGGGTCTATGAAAAGCCCGGAGTGCTCCACGGGGAGACTGCAGAGCGTATCGGGGAGTATGCGGCGTATATTGATGAAAAAGATACCCGGCGTGCTTTGGAAAAGCTTGATCGCTTTCGTATTCTCTGTGCCATGCGCAACGGGGAATACGGGGTGGAGCGCATGAATGTGCTGGTGGAACAGGAGCTGACCCGGCGGGGCTGTATTTCTCCAAATGGTGAGAGGCTGTATCATAACAAACCCCTTATTATCCGGCAAAACAACTACGACCTCGGCCTGTTCAACGGTGATACGGGGGTGGTGCGGCGCAGTGGTGGGGGGTTATATTTTTACTACCGCACACAGGATGAGACAGAAACGGGGGTGGCAAAAATCCCCGTGGAAAAATTGCCCCGCCATGAACCCCTCTTTGCCATGACCATACATACCAGTCAGGGCTCGGAATTTGACCATGTTTTTTTGGTGCTTCCCCCGGTTACAATCCCCCTTCTTACACGGGAGCTTTTTTATACGGGCATAACCCGGGCTAAAAAACGGGTGGATATATGTGTTCCACAGGATGTCCTCGCCTATACCCTGCACCGTCAGGTAGACCGGGTTTCCGGCGTTGAAGAAAGGATTACCCCATGGGAATAA